One region of Catenuloplanes indicus genomic DNA includes:
- a CDS encoding DUF6924 domain-containing protein, which translates to MLPVTESTLVVRTDFTDSDAWTRVCRAVAEPPGGDLVRAAFTFVDDPAFTGVSPSRALKLVPRSPSHPMVALADSVTMTSPDLPLLVVDLIDDPGGTFRSAPEVLWHVANNLFVAPGFFHDYVRSVDQDGIYRCGGREGQIKVLSAIASLKGVPFDADDYDFSRSAPARRR; encoded by the coding sequence ATGCTGCCTGTGACCGAGAGCACGCTGGTCGTGCGCACAGACTTCACCGACTCGGACGCGTGGACGCGGGTGTGCCGCGCCGTCGCCGAGCCACCCGGCGGCGACCTGGTCCGCGCCGCGTTCACGTTCGTGGACGACCCGGCGTTCACCGGTGTCAGCCCGTCCCGCGCGCTCAAGCTGGTGCCGCGGTCCCCGTCGCACCCGATGGTCGCGCTCGCCGACAGTGTCACCATGACGTCGCCCGACCTGCCGCTGCTGGTCGTGGACCTGATCGACGACCCGGGCGGCACGTTCCGCTCCGCGCCCGAGGTGCTCTGGCACGTCGCCAACAACCTGTTCGTCGCGCCCGGCTTCTTCCACGACTACGTACGCAGCGTCGACCAGGACGGCATCTACCGCTGCGGCGGCCGCGAGGGCCAGATCAAGGTTCTCTCCGCGATCGCCTCGCTCAAGGGCGTCCCGTTCGACGCCGACGACTACGACTTCTCCCGCTCCGCTCCCGCACGCCGCCGCTGA
- a CDS encoding 1-phosphofructokinase family hexose kinase yields MDARVMVFAAVPILTVTIEERADRPELHVHAGGQGVWMSRMVASLGVPVTLCVSLGGETGEVLRGRLSGENIDVRSVKRESGNGWYVHDRRSGERDEVAEDGGVPLTRHDIDALYGIALAEGLRSPVAVLSGSAAPGVVDPDIYRRLAADLGNNGVTVVVDLSGDDLTAVLQGKPAFVKVSHEELMNAGRASGDDEKALIEAGRSVLGEGAGTVLISRPHAPSLALFDDRVVTVEPPALEVADHRGAGDSMTAGIASVLARGGDIEAALRTGAAAGALNVTRHGLGTGDAEAIAELISRVRLEDR; encoded by the coding sequence ATGGATGCGCGAGTGATGGTGTTCGCGGCCGTACCGATCCTGACGGTGACGATCGAGGAACGGGCGGACCGGCCGGAGCTGCATGTGCACGCCGGTGGCCAAGGCGTCTGGATGTCACGCATGGTGGCGTCGCTCGGCGTACCCGTGACATTGTGTGTGTCCTTGGGCGGCGAGACCGGTGAGGTCCTGCGCGGCCGGCTCAGCGGCGAGAACATCGATGTACGGTCGGTGAAACGGGAGTCGGGCAACGGCTGGTACGTGCACGACCGCCGCAGCGGCGAACGCGACGAGGTCGCCGAGGACGGCGGCGTCCCGCTCACCCGGCACGACATCGACGCGCTCTACGGGATCGCGCTGGCCGAGGGCCTGCGGTCGCCGGTCGCGGTGCTCAGCGGGTCGGCCGCACCCGGCGTCGTCGACCCGGACATCTACCGCCGGCTCGCCGCGGACCTCGGCAACAACGGCGTGACCGTGGTCGTGGACCTGTCCGGCGACGACCTCACCGCGGTCCTCCAGGGCAAGCCCGCGTTCGTCAAGGTCAGCCACGAGGAGCTGATGAACGCGGGCCGCGCGTCCGGCGACGACGAGAAGGCTCTGATCGAGGCCGGCCGCAGCGTGCTCGGCGAGGGCGCCGGCACCGTGCTGATCAGCCGTCCGCACGCGCCCAGCCTCGCGCTCTTCGACGACCGCGTGGTCACGGTCGAGCCGCCCGCGCTCGAGGTCGCCGACCACCGCGGCGCCGGCGACTCGATGACCGCCGGTATCGCCTCCGTGCTCGCCCGCGGCGGCGACATCGAGGCGGCGCTGCGCACCGGCGCCGCCGCCGGCGCGCTCAACGTCACCCGGCACGGCCTCGGCACCGGCGACGCCGAGGCGATCGCGGAGCTGATCAGTCGCGTTCGGCTGGAAGACCGCTGA
- a CDS encoding transposase family protein, with protein sequence MLSYPATISLSTRTLNHLTGHIRRHRHQQRSRWRRLTPRDQALLALAHLRNGDTYTRLAAGFGIGVTTAWRYVQEAIALLAAAAPDLATAMDRIRRYPYVILDGTLIPIDRVADQKPYYSGKHHRHGMNTQTIASPQGTWLWASPALPGGAHDLTAARTHGIIDALASANITVLADKAYLGAPDNVLVPYRGSRWRKLSTGEKTANKGHARLRAIGEQANATLKQWKILTKLRCSPHRTTTIIQAILVLDHIDAGHTPG encoded by the coding sequence GTGCTGTCTTACCCCGCCACGATCTCGTTGTCCACCCGCACCCTCAACCACCTCACCGGCCATATCCGCCGCCACCGCCACCAGCAACGATCCCGGTGGCGGCGGCTGACACCCCGCGACCAGGCCCTTCTCGCCCTGGCGCACCTGCGTAACGGGGACACCTACACCCGCCTGGCCGCCGGATTCGGTATCGGGGTCACGACCGCCTGGCGCTACGTCCAGGAAGCCATCGCCCTGCTCGCCGCCGCCGCACCCGATCTGGCCACCGCCATGGACCGGATCCGCCGGTACCCGTACGTCATCCTCGATGGCACCCTGATACCCATCGACCGGGTCGCGGACCAAAAACCGTACTACTCCGGAAAACATCACCGGCACGGCATGAACACCCAAACGATCGCCAGCCCACAAGGCACATGGCTATGGGCCTCACCCGCCCTGCCCGGCGGCGCCCACGACCTCACCGCCGCCCGCACCCACGGCATCATCGACGCCCTGGCCAGCGCGAACATCACCGTTCTCGCGGACAAGGCCTACCTCGGCGCCCCCGACAACGTCCTCGTCCCCTACCGCGGCAGCCGCTGGCGCAAACTATCGACCGGAGAGAAAACCGCCAATAAAGGACACGCCCGCCTACGAGCCATCGGCGAACAAGCCAACGCCACCCTGAAGCAATGGAAGATCCTGACCAAACTCCGCTGCAGCCCGCACCGCACCACCACCATCATCCAAGCCATCCTGGTCCTCGACCACATCGACGCAGGCCACACACCAGGATGA
- a CDS encoding MMPL family transporter yields MATFLHRLGLGSFRHRWAVTIVWLLVFVGTGVGAATLSGTMATSFSIPGQESTTALDLIDERFGGGSGGTAQVVIAAPDGAKVSDPAVAAEITAYVQKLGALPGVESASNPLDPQRPTVAPDQSAAYSTVTYGTPAPEITAEQREALLDTVAEARDGGLNTEVSGEASMEPGSDIGGPAEAVGVVVALIVLAITYGSLVAAGMNLLTAIVGVGIGALGITTLSGFVDLQSTTPILAVMLGLAVGIDYTLFIVTRYRHELLHGRDPENATAMAVGTAGSAVVTAGITVVIALAGLAVAGIPFLTEMGIAAAATIVVAVLIAITLVPAVLGFMGRRALPRKLRAAGAVDPEEQGRPFYRGWANTVTRFRTLSLLAAVIVLGVVSIPFFSMQTTLIQPAQAGSTQERAQAMIAEKFGPGFSGPLVVLVDGANATARATAIAASFQALDGVSFATLGGARPDDAAALVTVIADSAPDSEETKQLVHTLRDRVDETGDEQIYVTGQTAVSVDVAEKLDEALPRYLVLVVGLALILLILVFRSLLVPVIGVLGFLLTIGSALGATTAVFQWGWLNALVNTDTEAPLLSLAPIIVIGILFGLAMDYQVFLVSRMHEAHAHGATPRDAVITGFKQAAPVVVAAATIMFAVFAGFVPEGNDTIKPIAFALAVGILFDAIIVRMIAVPAALSLLGHAAWWLPSWLRWLPTLDVEGAALERTVPPVTISELPETTPAPAPAEDSAPR; encoded by the coding sequence ATGGCAACCTTCCTGCATCGCCTCGGGCTGGGCTCGTTCCGGCACCGATGGGCGGTCACCATCGTCTGGCTGCTGGTCTTCGTCGGCACCGGGGTCGGCGCGGCCACGCTGTCCGGCACCATGGCCACGTCGTTCAGCATCCCCGGCCAGGAGTCGACCACCGCGCTCGACCTGATCGACGAGCGCTTCGGCGGCGGCTCCGGCGGCACCGCACAGGTGGTGATCGCGGCGCCGGACGGCGCCAAGGTCAGCGACCCGGCCGTGGCCGCGGAGATCACCGCGTACGTGCAGAAGCTCGGCGCGCTGCCCGGTGTGGAGTCCGCCAGCAACCCGCTCGACCCGCAGCGGCCCACGGTGGCGCCGGACCAGAGCGCGGCGTACAGCACGGTCACCTACGGCACGCCCGCGCCGGAGATCACCGCGGAGCAGCGCGAGGCCCTGCTCGACACGGTCGCCGAGGCGCGCGACGGCGGCCTGAACACCGAGGTCAGCGGCGAGGCCAGCATGGAGCCCGGCTCGGACATCGGCGGCCCGGCCGAGGCGGTCGGCGTGGTGGTCGCGCTGATCGTGCTGGCGATCACCTACGGCTCGCTGGTCGCGGCCGGGATGAACCTGCTCACCGCGATCGTCGGCGTCGGCATCGGCGCGCTCGGCATCACCACCCTCAGCGGCTTCGTCGACCTGCAGTCGACCACGCCGATCCTCGCGGTCATGCTCGGCCTCGCGGTCGGCATCGACTACACGCTGTTCATCGTCACCCGCTACCGGCACGAGCTGCTGCACGGCCGCGACCCGGAGAACGCGACCGCGATGGCGGTCGGCACCGCCGGTTCCGCGGTCGTCACGGCCGGCATCACGGTCGTCATCGCGCTCGCCGGTCTCGCGGTCGCCGGCATCCCGTTCCTGACCGAGATGGGCATCGCTGCCGCCGCCACCATCGTGGTAGCCGTGCTGATCGCGATCACGCTGGTCCCCGCGGTGCTCGGCTTCATGGGCCGGCGTGCGCTGCCGCGCAAGCTGCGGGCCGCCGGTGCGGTCGACCCGGAGGAGCAGGGCCGCCCGTTCTACCGCGGCTGGGCGAACACGGTCACCCGGTTCCGTACGCTGAGCCTGCTCGCCGCCGTGATCGTGCTCGGCGTCGTCTCCATCCCGTTCTTCTCCATGCAGACCACGCTGATCCAGCCCGCGCAGGCCGGCAGCACGCAGGAGCGGGCTCAGGCGATGATCGCCGAGAAGTTCGGCCCCGGCTTCTCCGGCCCGCTGGTCGTGCTGGTCGACGGCGCGAACGCGACCGCCCGCGCCACCGCGATCGCGGCGTCGTTCCAGGCGCTCGACGGCGTCTCGTTCGCGACGCTCGGCGGCGCCCGCCCGGACGACGCGGCCGCGCTGGTCACCGTCATCGCCGACTCCGCACCGGACAGCGAGGAGACCAAGCAGCTGGTCCATACGCTGCGCGACCGGGTCGACGAGACCGGCGACGAGCAGATCTACGTGACCGGCCAGACCGCGGTCAGCGTGGACGTGGCCGAGAAGCTCGACGAGGCGCTGCCGCGCTACCTGGTGCTGGTCGTCGGCCTCGCGCTGATCCTGCTGATCCTGGTGTTCCGGTCGCTGCTGGTGCCGGTGATCGGCGTGCTCGGCTTCCTGCTCACGATCGGCTCCGCGCTCGGCGCCACCACCGCGGTGTTCCAGTGGGGCTGGCTGAACGCGCTGGTCAACACGGATACCGAGGCGCCGCTGCTCAGCCTCGCCCCGATCATCGTGATCGGCATCCTGTTCGGCCTGGCCATGGACTACCAGGTCTTCCTGGTCTCCCGCATGCACGAGGCTCACGCGCACGGCGCCACGCCGCGGGACGCCGTGATCACCGGTTTCAAGCAGGCCGCCCCGGTCGTCGTCGCGGCCGCGACCATCATGTTCGCGGTCTTCGCCGGTTTCGTCCCGGAGGGCAACGACACGATCAAGCCGATCGCGTTCGCCCTGGCCGTCGGCATCCTCTTCGACGCCATCATCGTCCGCATGATCGCCGTGCCGGCCGCGCTCAGCCTGCTCGGCCACGCCGCCTGGTGGCTCCCGTCCTGGCTGCGCTGGCTCCCGACGCTGGACGTGGAGGGCGCGGCACTGGAGCGCACGGTTCCCCCGGTCACGATCAGCGAGCTCCCGGAGACGACACCGGCCCCGGCCCCGGCGGAGGACTCGGCACCCCGCTGA
- a CDS encoding TetR/AcrR family transcriptional regulator, translated as MPRQTRQEIDDEIVEHAAALFARHGFKDTSVQRIADAAGYSKTGLLHRFPNKEALWDAAIDCCAGAMREVAETAAAMPDGPARDRAVIEQLVDLALSSPGLASLALSFIGGPGEGDQLEGIARPVMTAFGVLPGSTDIGRVVRVIAAAGALAVTSVALSDDDNPFHQLSDGTPGQVRDHLVAAIYDALGHPR; from the coding sequence ATGCCGCGACAGACGAGACAGGAGATCGACGACGAGATCGTCGAGCATGCGGCCGCGCTCTTCGCCCGGCACGGCTTCAAGGACACGTCCGTGCAGCGCATCGCGGATGCGGCCGGCTACTCGAAGACCGGCCTGCTGCACCGCTTCCCGAACAAGGAGGCGCTGTGGGACGCGGCGATCGACTGCTGCGCCGGCGCCATGCGCGAGGTCGCCGAGACCGCCGCGGCCATGCCGGACGGGCCGGCGCGCGACCGCGCGGTGATCGAGCAGCTGGTCGACCTCGCGCTGTCCAGCCCGGGCCTCGCCTCGCTCGCACTCTCCTTCATCGGCGGGCCGGGCGAGGGCGACCAGCTCGAGGGCATCGCCCGCCCGGTGATGACCGCGTTCGGCGTGCTGCCCGGCAGCACCGACATCGGCCGCGTGGTCCGCGTGATCGCCGCCGCCGGCGCCCTCGCGGTCACCTCCGTCGCGCTCAGCGACGACGACAACCCGTTCCACCAGCTCAGCGACGGCACGCCCGGCCAGGTCCGCGACCACCTGGTCGCCGCCATCTACGACGCACTCGGCCACCCGCGTTAA
- a CDS encoding MerR family transcriptional regulator, translated as MNSGEIARLAGVSVRTLRHYHQVGVLPEPHRRANGYREYAVGDLILLLRVRRLTEIGVPLDEIPALLESATHADSVLEQLDAELAAQIDRLTARREVIARLRAAGAAPDTPPELAGLLGAYGPTGLPSALLAQDRDLSILLHHLLDEDGRRELRALYASLHRPELLAELHALTARFAALDAGTPEHERDALLAAYRRMFARVFADGYPSIDAPQLASLFADYQSTAFNDAQRAFLDRMVADFPDGHRTAG; from the coding sequence ATGAACAGCGGCGAGATCGCGCGGCTGGCCGGGGTCAGCGTGCGCACGCTGCGGCACTACCACCAGGTCGGCGTGCTGCCCGAGCCGCACCGGCGGGCGAACGGCTACCGGGAGTACGCGGTCGGCGACCTGATCCTGCTGCTGCGCGTCCGCCGGCTGACCGAGATCGGCGTGCCGCTCGACGAGATCCCGGCGCTGCTGGAGTCCGCCACGCACGCGGACTCCGTGCTGGAGCAGCTGGACGCGGAGCTGGCCGCGCAGATCGACCGGCTCACCGCCCGCCGCGAGGTGATCGCCCGGCTGCGCGCGGCCGGCGCCGCCCCGGACACGCCGCCGGAGCTGGCCGGGCTGCTCGGCGCGTACGGCCCGACCGGTCTGCCATCGGCGCTGCTCGCGCAGGACCGGGACCTGTCGATCCTGCTGCACCACCTGCTGGACGAGGACGGCCGGCGGGAGCTGCGCGCGCTCTACGCCTCGCTGCACCGGCCGGAGCTGCTCGCCGAGCTGCACGCGCTGACCGCCCGGTTCGCGGCGCTCGACGCGGGGACGCCGGAGCACGAGCGGGACGCCTTGCTGGCCGCGTACCGGCGGATGTTCGCGCGGGTCTTCGCGGACGGCTATCCGTCGATCGACGCGCCGCAGCTGGCCTCGCTGTTCGCGGACTACCAGTCCACCGCGTTCAACGACGCGCAACGGGCGTTCCTGGACCGGATGGTGGCGGACTTCCCGGACGGTCACCGTACCGCTGGATGA
- a CDS encoding MFS transporter, with amino-acid sequence MNRASGAYLASYVLSLLGNSVAGVALPLIVLQTTGSVLATGAVAIASALPAAVAGLLMGVVIDRINRRTASVLTDLVSAASIAALPLLDSAVGLSLGWFVLSAVIGSFGDVPGLTAREAMLPGIVRTGGLGAERLLGLREAAGAVVTLIGPGAAGVLVTAFDGTDVLWITAALSGAAALVTLLIPGEAGALAATGPATEVRLRDGWRALIRSPFLVVTTVLGTVLVLALSAFQALVLPVYFTLAGRPELLGFVLSALALGLLAGGGGYAAAGGRGPRRAWFVAGTLVTVAGFGGMASLASPWLVLAAAGVVGFGNGLFGSLLGVLMVERIPDGMRGRIMGTQNAIMTLAPALGMGAAAILTEWSGARTAAIALAAAWAVTAAYALWAPSLRTLAPARPATRDQERPEELVG; translated from the coding sequence GTGAATCGGGCCTCCGGGGCGTACCTCGCCTCATACGTGCTGTCGTTGCTCGGCAACTCCGTCGCCGGGGTCGCGTTGCCGCTGATCGTGCTGCAGACCACCGGCAGCGTGCTGGCCACCGGCGCGGTGGCGATCGCGTCCGCGCTGCCGGCCGCGGTCGCCGGGCTGCTGATGGGCGTGGTGATCGACCGGATCAACCGGCGGACCGCGTCGGTGCTGACCGACCTGGTGTCGGCCGCGTCGATCGCGGCGCTGCCGCTGCTGGACTCCGCGGTGGGCCTGTCGCTGGGCTGGTTCGTGCTGTCCGCGGTGATCGGGTCGTTCGGGGACGTGCCGGGCCTGACCGCGCGGGAGGCGATGCTGCCGGGGATCGTGCGCACCGGCGGGCTGGGCGCGGAGCGGCTGCTCGGGCTGCGCGAGGCGGCCGGCGCGGTGGTGACGCTGATCGGCCCGGGCGCGGCGGGCGTGCTGGTCACCGCCTTCGACGGTACGGACGTCCTCTGGATCACCGCGGCACTGTCCGGCGCGGCGGCGTTGGTCACGCTGCTGATCCCCGGTGAGGCCGGTGCGCTCGCCGCCACCGGGCCGGCCACGGAGGTCCGGCTGCGGGACGGCTGGCGCGCGCTGATCCGGTCGCCGTTCCTGGTGGTGACGACCGTGCTGGGCACGGTGCTGGTGCTGGCGCTGAGCGCGTTCCAGGCGCTCGTGCTGCCGGTCTACTTCACCCTCGCCGGCCGACCGGAGCTGCTCGGGTTCGTGCTCAGCGCGCTCGCGCTCGGCCTGCTCGCCGGCGGTGGCGGCTACGCGGCCGCGGGTGGCCGAGGGCCGCGCCGGGCCTGGTTCGTGGCCGGCACGCTGGTCACGGTCGCCGGGTTCGGCGGGATGGCGTCGCTGGCGTCGCCGTGGCTGGTGCTGGCCGCGGCCGGCGTGGTCGGGTTCGGCAACGGGCTGTTCGGCAGCCTGCTCGGCGTGCTCATGGTGGAGCGCATCCCGGACGGCATGCGCGGCCGCATCATGGGTACGCAGAATGCGATCATGACGCTCGCCCCGGCGCTCGGCATGGGCGCGGCCGCGATCCTGACCGAGTGGTCCGGCGCGCGGACCGCCGCGATCGCGCTGGCCGCCGCGTGGGCGGTCACCGCGGCCTACGCTCTGTGGGCACCGTCGCTGCGCACGCTGGCCCCCGCGCGGCCGGCGACCCGCGACCAGGAGCGGCCGGAGGAGCTGGTCGGATGA
- a CDS encoding SRPBCC family protein — protein MPVTDVKHDLDALTLTITADFAAPVERIWQVYADPRQLEKIWGPASYPATVVDHDLTPGGRVTYYMTGPEGDKHAGYWLVGEVDEPRSFAFQDGFADLDFNPVPDLPLSANVYTFTAHDGGTRATYVSTYASAEALQQVLDMGVVEGATSSLNQIDDLIAA, from the coding sequence ATGCCTGTGACCGACGTCAAGCACGACCTGGACGCCCTGACGCTGACCATCACCGCGGACTTCGCGGCGCCCGTCGAGCGGATCTGGCAGGTGTACGCGGACCCTCGTCAGCTGGAGAAGATCTGGGGACCGGCGTCCTACCCGGCGACGGTGGTCGACCACGACCTGACCCCCGGCGGCCGCGTGACCTATTACATGACCGGCCCGGAGGGCGACAAGCACGCCGGGTACTGGCTGGTCGGCGAGGTGGACGAGCCGCGGTCCTTCGCCTTCCAGGACGGCTTCGCCGACCTGGACTTCAACCCGGTGCCGGACCTCCCGCTCTCCGCGAACGTCTACACCTTCACCGCGCACGACGGCGGCACCCGGGCGACGTACGTCAGCACCTACGCGTCCGCCGAGGCGTTGCAGCAGGTGCTGGACATGGGCGTGGTGGAGGGCGCCACCTCGTCGCTGAACCAGATCGACGACCTGATCGCCGCCTGA
- a CDS encoding ArsR/SmtB family transcription factor: MAEEDARRVDAMFHALADRTRRDILRRVLAGEHSVSALAVAYDMSFAAVQKHVAVLEKAGLLTKRRNGREQLASGDVAAVRSVASMLAELEQVWRGRIGRIDALIASDPEQKD, translated from the coding sequence ATGGCCGAAGAGGACGCGCGCCGGGTGGACGCCATGTTCCACGCGCTCGCTGACCGCACGCGGCGGGACATACTTCGCCGGGTGCTGGCCGGGGAGCACTCCGTCTCCGCGCTCGCGGTCGCGTACGACATGAGTTTCGCCGCGGTGCAGAAGCACGTCGCCGTGCTGGAGAAGGCGGGCCTGCTGACCAAGCGACGCAATGGTCGCGAGCAGCTGGCCAGTGGCGACGTGGCCGCGGTGCGGTCGGTGGCCTCCATGCTGGCCGAGCTGGAGCAAGTGTGGCGTGGCCGCATCGGCCGTATCGACGCGTTGATCGCATCCGATCCCGAACAGAAGGACTGA
- a CDS encoding copper homeostasis protein CutC codes for MSRPLLEVIALGPADARRAADGGADRIELVSDMDAAGLTPDPATVEAVRAAVDLPVRVMLRDRDGFAPRDLAALRGTAKAAREAGATEFVLGFLTPTGDVDLPAVHELLDVLDGAPWTFHRAIDHAADRTAAWAALRDLPGLDCVLTAGCPSGVADGLPVLTTESAAGLPILAGGGLRPPHLPALRAAGLTAFHTGGAVRPEGRWDLPVDPALVTSWRTALS; via the coding sequence ATGTCGCGCCCGCTGCTGGAAGTCATCGCGCTCGGCCCCGCCGACGCCCGCCGCGCCGCCGACGGCGGCGCCGACCGGATCGAGCTGGTCAGCGACATGGACGCGGCCGGCCTGACGCCGGACCCGGCCACGGTCGAGGCGGTCCGCGCGGCCGTCGACCTCCCGGTCCGGGTGATGCTCCGCGACCGGGACGGCTTCGCCCCGCGCGACCTGGCCGCGCTGCGCGGCACCGCCAAGGCGGCCCGCGAGGCCGGCGCGACCGAGTTCGTGCTCGGCTTCCTCACTCCCACCGGCGACGTCGACCTGCCCGCCGTGCACGAGCTGCTGGACGTCCTGGACGGCGCCCCGTGGACGTTCCACCGCGCCATCGACCACGCCGCCGACCGCACCGCCGCCTGGGCCGCGCTGCGCGACCTGCCCGGCCTCGACTGCGTCCTCACCGCCGGCTGCCCCTCCGGCGTCGCCGACGGCCTCCCCGTCCTCACCACCGAGTCCGCCGCCGGCCTCCCCATCCTGGCCGGCGGCGGCCTCCGCCCCCCGCACCTGCCCGCCCTGCGCGCCGCCGGCCTCACCGCCTTCCACACCGGCGGTGCCGTCCGCCCCGAGGGCCGCTGGGACCTCCCCGTCGACCCGGCCCTGGTCACCTCCTGGCGGACCGCACTCAGCTGA
- a CDS encoding serine hydrolase domain-containing protein: protein MTDIEGTVAPGYERVAEAFAATMAREAGASVAVFRHGVQVVDLWGGTAGAGRPWRRDTLQVVFSATKAVPATVALVLAERGVLDLDAPVATYWPEFARHGKDGIPVRWLLTHQAAVPALPRMPLADIYAWHPVIARLEDAVPEWEPGTAIGYHALTFGWLIGEVVRRADGRTPGVFFREEIAAPLHLDLHVGLPESELDRVADLITPPGERAALAAMDPAALQTRTLVISEEPLDLSVPAALTCEIPAVNGVCTAGGLAGLYAALIGARILAPQTLATATTVAAAGPDVIMGVPSRSGLGFGLPSPDLPWYSPSAFGWPGHGGAIGYADPQTGVAFGYVPNRLHADYAEPDTRAANLIRAVNASIR from the coding sequence ATGACGGACATCGAGGGTACGGTCGCGCCCGGCTACGAGCGGGTGGCCGAGGCGTTCGCGGCGACCATGGCGCGGGAGGCGGGTGCGTCGGTCGCGGTCTTCCGGCACGGTGTGCAGGTCGTCGATCTATGGGGCGGTACCGCGGGCGCCGGCCGGCCCTGGCGGCGGGACACGCTGCAGGTCGTCTTCTCCGCCACGAAGGCGGTTCCGGCCACGGTCGCGCTGGTGCTGGCCGAGCGGGGCGTGCTCGACCTGGACGCGCCGGTCGCGACGTACTGGCCGGAGTTCGCGCGGCACGGCAAGGACGGCATCCCGGTTCGCTGGCTGCTCACCCATCAGGCCGCGGTGCCCGCGCTGCCCCGCATGCCGCTGGCCGACATCTACGCCTGGCACCCGGTGATCGCGCGGCTGGAGGACGCCGTGCCGGAGTGGGAGCCGGGCACCGCGATCGGCTACCACGCGCTGACGTTCGGCTGGCTGATCGGTGAGGTGGTCCGGCGCGCGGACGGCCGTACCCCCGGGGTGTTCTTCCGGGAGGAGATCGCGGCGCCGCTGCATCTCGACCTGCACGTCGGGCTGCCGGAGTCCGAGCTGGACCGGGTCGCGGACCTGATCACGCCGCCGGGGGAGCGGGCCGCGCTCGCCGCGATGGACCCGGCCGCGCTGCAGACCCGCACACTGGTGATCAGCGAGGAGCCGCTGGACCTGTCCGTGCCGGCCGCGCTGACCTGCGAGATCCCCGCCGTGAACGGGGTCTGCACGGCCGGTGGGCTGGCCGGGTTGTACGCCGCGCTGATCGGTGCGCGCATCCTCGCGCCGCAGACGCTGGCGACGGCCACGACGGTGGCCGCGGCCGGGCCGGATGTGATCATGGGCGTGCCGAGCCGGAGCGGACTCGGCTTCGGTCTGCCGTCGCCCGACCTGCCGTGGTACTCACCGTCCGCGTTCGGCTGGCCGGGGCACGGCGGCGCGATCGGGTACGCCGACCCGCAGACCGGCGTCGCGTTCGGATACGTGCCGAACCGCCTGCACGCCGACTATGCGGAACCGGACACTCGCGCGGCGAACCTGATCCGGGCGGTGAACGCGTCGATCAGGTAA
- a CDS encoding DUF4232 domain-containing protein, with translation MRRPDRRRPFRVVAAAALLCTVAACGGDPGEETEAASGAASGTATRSAAPAPAGSAAGGEACTGEDVTAAATVQDAGVALLAITNASDRPCTLDGWPTLGLRAADDSALKVPVEEVQQPGPATPTALDPGETAFAGFKWTICDLGAAGCAVATTLTVMPPGGGTPVNATLTGVEGGDQAVERLPVSGLRVGTIQPSTQGVVAW, from the coding sequence ATGAGGCGTCCTGACAGGAGGCGTCCGTTCCGGGTCGTCGCGGCGGCCGCGTTGCTGTGCACCGTCGCGGCCTGCGGCGGCGATCCCGGCGAGGAGACCGAGGCCGCGAGCGGGGCCGCGTCCGGCACCGCGACGCGGAGCGCGGCGCCCGCGCCGGCGGGGTCCGCGGCCGGTGGCGAGGCGTGCACCGGCGAGGACGTCACGGCGGCGGCGACCGTGCAGGACGCCGGCGTGGCGCTGCTGGCGATCACGAACGCGTCCGACCGGCCGTGCACGCTCGACGGCTGGCCCACGCTCGGCCTGCGGGCCGCGGACGACAGCGCGCTGAAGGTGCCGGTCGAGGAGGTGCAGCAGCCGGGACCGGCCACGCCCACGGCGCTGGACCCGGGCGAGACCGCGTTCGCCGGGTTCAAGTGGACGATCTGCGACCTGGGCGCGGCCGGCTGCGCGGTGGCGACCACGCTCACCGTCATGCCGCCCGGCGGCGGCACGCCGGTCAACGCCACCCTCACCGGCGTCGAGGGCGGCGACCAGGCGGTCGAGCGGCTGCCGGTCAGCGGCCTCCGGGTGGGCACGATCCAGCCGTCCACGCAGGGCGTCGTCGCCTGGTGA